One window from the genome of Populus alba chromosome 15, ASM523922v2, whole genome shotgun sequence encodes:
- the LOC140954609 gene encoding uncharacterized protein, whose amino-acid sequence MSDHFEESASTAHKDSSNITTLNLSDDSSSCYYLHPSDNPGALLVSEIFTGENYIAWSKSMTIALTVKNKIAFIDGSLVQLNTTNQSLRMAWLRSNNLVLSWLMNSISKEIRSSLLYFATAFDIWEEIRTRYLRSDGPRVFSLEKSLSSISQNSKSITEYFSEFKALWDEYSSYRPFPSCKCGHLDSCSCNIFKHLTDRQQSDFVMKFLVGLHDSYSSVKSQLLLQTPLPSMGRVFSLLLQEESQRSLTNAAGIPIDCQAMIAEHYRNQNSKSGSNYTTRFAKHKGKTEATCTHCGYPGHTVDKCFQLIGYPLGWKGPRGKRLATMPHTSKNFQRLPTAHHTTALQPHLDTPNIVFSQEQMQNLLTLANSISSSKLNNTATEVSTSGISFSCHTTSSPHNSFSWILDTGATDHIICSPLLFESIILPKTQNNVHLPNGQHVPILFTGTVRFSPDIILYNALYVPAFNINLISVSRLTAANTVGLFFLHTKCILQDLSKWKMIGLAEAESSLYKLHKPPAQNATKSPPITNIKSCVVATNIWHLRLGHIPPSKIALLNKTDPSVTISNNSFCDICPLAKQKFFHESNFPSIPNKVHTPLVFPDYPQHFDPFPCRPSNTTLHDSVVPATLPIQPSVPHISTLPPPLTQLRKSERTKHPPTYLTQYYCGHMAQIASATPDSSPCFLPGKPYSIFPYLSTSQLSLPHCAFTSSISSIYEPKTYKQASSIPHWQHAMTKEITALEKNQTWDLVILPPNKTVIGCKWVYKVKFQADGQVERYKARLVAKGYTQQEGIDFFDTFSPVAKITTVRVLLTIVVANNWFLHQLDVDNAFLHRDLHEKVYMQLPPGYSNHNDPRVCKLKKSIYGLKQASRQWFSKLSASLLHFGFLQAKSDSSLFIKQSKTTLIAILIYVDDVLIASNDLTALTIVKNYLLRIFPIKDLGHLKYFLGIEVARSTKGIVLCQRKYALDILMDSGFSGAKPVTFPMESTLKLSTHDTSPPLPNPASYHRLIGRLLYLTLTRPDLSYAIQTLSQFMSNPHTLHMQAAERVLRYLKATPGKGLLTIIHIPSKFQLADALTKPLGSHMLNPLLDKMGMINIHSYLAGGYWNIAYAPTEAKTANNSSILAKQATPAADSPTPEDSRRLAMIS is encoded by the exons atgtcTGATCATTTTGAAGAAAGTGCTTCTACAGCACATAAAGATTCATCCAATATCACTACTCTAAATCTTTCTGATGATTCTTCCAGCTGCTACTACCTCCATCCTTCTGATAATCCTGGCGCTCTTCTGGTTTCAGAAATCTTCACTGGCGAAAATTATATTGCATGGAGCAAATCCATGACAATTGCCTTAACAGTGAAAAACAAGATTGCCTTCATTGATGGATCTTTAGTTCAACTAAATACAACCAATCAATCACTTCGTATGGCTTGGCTGAGATCAAACAATTTGGTCCTATCATGGCTGATGAATTCAATTTCCAAAGAAATTCGCAGCAGCCTTCTTTACTTCGCAACAGCTTTTGATATCTGGGAAGAAATACGAACTAGATATCTTAGAAGTGATGGACCAAGGgtttttagtttagaaaaatctTTGAGTTCTATTTCACAGAACTCAAAATCTATCACTGAATATTTTAGTGAATTCAAGGCACTATGGGATGAATATAGCAGTTATCGCCCATTCCCAAGCTGCAAATGTGGACATCTTGATTCCTGCTCAtgcaatatttttaaacatctaACTGATCGACAACAATCCGACTTTGTCATGAAATTTCTGGTTGGCCTTCATGATTCTTACTCATCAGTTAAAAGCCAACTATTGCTGCAAACTCCTTTGCCATCTATGGGCAGAGTCTTCTCCCTGCTTCTTCAAGAAGAGAGTCAGAGATCCCTAACAAATGCAGCAGGCATTCCAATTGATTGCCAAGCAATGATTGCTGAACACTACCGTAATCAAAATTCCAAATCAGGTTCAAACTATACTACACGATTTGCTAAACACAAAGGTAAAACTGAGGCAACCTGCACCCACTGTGGATATCCTGGACATACTGTTGATAAATGTTTCCAACTTATTGGATACCCTCTTGGGTGGAAGGGACCAAGAGGAAAAAGATTGGCTACCATGCCACATACCAGCAAGAACTTTCAACGATTACCTACTGCACATCATACTACTGCCTTGCAACCACATCTTGATACCCCTAACATTGTTTTCTCTCAAGAACAGATGCAAAATCTACTCACTCTAGCAAATAGCATTTCCAGCTCAAAGCTAAATAACACTGCTACAGAAGTATCTACATCAGGTATATCTTTTTCATGTCATACAACATCTTCACCTCATAACAGTTTTTCTTGGATTCTTGATACTGGAGCCACAGATCACATTATCTGTAGTCCTCTTCTTTTTGAATCCATCATTCTCCCTAAAACTCAGAATAACGTTCATCTGCCTAATGGTCAACATGTACCAATTCTCTTCACTGGAACAGTTAGATTTTCCCCTGACATCATTTTATACAATGCACTTTATGTTCCAGCCTTTAATATCAATCTTATTTCTGTTTCTAGATTAACTGCTGCTAACACtgttggtttattttttcttcacacCAAATGTATTCTACAGGACCTAAGCAAATGGAAGATGATTGGTCTTGCTGAAGCTGAATCTAGTCTATACAAACTTCATAAACCTCCTGCTCAAAATGCTACAAAATCACCTCCTATAACAAACATCAAATCCTGTGTTGTTGCCACAAATATCTGGCATTTACGTTTAGGCCACATACCTCCCTCCAAAATCGCCCTTTTGAACAAAACTGATCCTTCAGTCACGATCAGCAACAATAGTTTTTGTGATATTTGCCCCTTAGCTAAACAAAaat TTTTTCATGAATCCAACTTTCCATCTATTCCAAATAAGGTTCATACACCTCTTGTATTCCCTGACTATCCTCAACACTTTGACCCTTTTCCTTGTCGCCCATCAAACACAACTCTACATGATTCTGTTGTTCCTGCAACACTTCCTATCCAACCTTCTGTTCCTCACATTTCTACCCTGCCTCCTCCTCTTACTCAACTTAGAAAATCTGAAAGAACTAAACATCCACCTACTTACTTAACACAGTATTATTGTGGACATATGGCTCAGATTGCTTCAGCAACACCAGACTCTTCCCCTTGCTTCCTGCCTGGTAAGCCCTACTCTATCTTTCCTTACTTATCTACATCCCAATTATCTTTACCCCACTGTGCTTTCACTTCTTCTATTTCATCTATTTATGAACCGAAAACTTACAAACAAGCTAGCTCTATCCCTCATTGGCAGCATGCTATGACCAAAGAAATCACAGCCCTTGAGAAAAACCAAACTTGGGACTTAGTCATTCTGCCCCCTAATAAAACTGTCATTGGATGTAAATGGGTCTACAAAGTTAAATTTCAGGCTGATGGACAGGTTGAGAGATATAAAGCACGATTGGTAGCAAAAGGATACACACAACAAGagggaattgatttttttgacacTTTCTCTCCTGTTGCAAAAATCACAACAGTACGTGTTCTTCTCACCATTGTTGTAGCCAACAATTGGTTTTTACATCAACTTGATGTAGACAATGCCTTCCTACATAGGGACTTACATGAAAAAGTATATATGCAATTACCACCTGGCTACTCCAATCACAATGACCCTCGAGTATGCAAACTCAAAAAGAGTATCTATGGCCTTAAACAGGCTTCAAGACAATGGTTTTCCAAACTCTCTGCATCTCTTCTTCACTTTGGTTTTCTACAAGCCAAATCAGATTCCAGCCTCTTCATCAAGCAATCTAAAACCACCCTCATTGCCATTTTAATCTATGTTGATGATGTTCTCATCGCATCAAATGATCTTACAGCACTGACTATAGTCAAAAACTATCTTCTCAGAATTTTCCCCATCAAAGATTTGGGACACCTCAAATACTTTCTCGGCATTGAGGTAGCTCGATCTACCAAAGGCATTGTTCTTTGCCAAAGAAAATATGCCTTGGACATCCTCATGGACAGTGGTTTTTCTGGTGCTAAACCTGTCACTTTTCCAATGGAATCCACACTCAAACTCAGCACACATGATACTAGCCCTCCCTTGCCTAATCCTGCATCTTATCATAGACTTATTGGTAGGCTTCTCTACCTTACACTCACAAGACCCGACTTATCCTATGCCATCCAAACCCTTAGCCAATTCATGTCAAATCCTCACACCCTCCATATGCAAGCAGCAGAGAGAGTCCTTCGGTATCTTAAAGCCACACCAGGAAAAG GACTCCTTACCATCATTCACATTCCTTCCAAGTTTCAATTAGCTGATGCCCTCACTAAACCACTTGGTTCTCATATGCTTAATCCTTTACTTGACAAGATGGGAATGATAAATATCCATTCTTATCTTGCGGGGGGATATTGGAACATAGCATATGCTCCCACAGAAGCTAAAACTGCAAACAATTCTTCAATACTTGCAAAACAAGCCACCCCTGCAGCCGACTCTCCTACACCAGAAGACTCACGAAGACTAGCCATGATATCATAA
- the LOC118050989 gene encoding tubulin beta-3 chain, with protein sequence MHEILHIQGRQCGNQIGSKFWEVVCDEHGIDPTGQYIGKTDLQLERVNVYYNEASNGRYVPRDVLMDLEPGTMDSVRTGPYGQIFRPDNFVFGQSGAGNNWAKGHYTEGAELIDSVLDAVRKEAENCDCLQVCHSLSGGTGFGMGTLLISKIREEFPDRMMLVFSVFPSPKVSDTVVEPYNATLSVHQLMENADECMVLDNEALYDICFRTLKLTTPSCK encoded by the exons ATGCATGAGATTCTTCACATTCAAGGAAGGCAATGTGGGAACCAAATTGGATCAAAGTTCTGGGAGGTGGTTTGTGATGAACATGGGATTGATCCAACCGGCCAGTACATCGGAAAGACAGACTTACAGCTAGAGAGAGTGAATGTGTATTACAATGAGGCTAGTAACGGCCGGTATGTGCCGCGGGATGTTCTTATGGACCTTGAGCCTGGCACTATGGATAGCGTGAGGACCGGTCCATATGGGCAGATTTTCCGGCCTGATAATTTCGTTTTCGGGCAATCAGGGGCAGGAAACAATTGGGCTAAAGGCCATTACACCGAGGGTGCTGAGCTTATTGACTCGGTCCTGGATGCCGTTAGGAAAGAGGCTGAGAATTGTGATTGCTTACAAG TATGCCACTCCCTTAGTGGGGGGACTGGGTTTGGAATGGGAACtttgctgatttcaaaaatcaGAGAAGAGTTCCCGGATAGAATGATGCTTGTATTCTCTGTGTTCCCATCTCCCAAAGTGTCGGACACAGTCGTGGAGCCTTACAATGCTACCCTTTCTGTTCATCAACTTATGGAGAATGCTGATGAATGTATGGTTCTTGATAATGAAGCACTATATGATATCTGCTTCAGGACTCTCAAACTCACTACCCCAAGCTGTAAGTAG